The Pyrus communis chromosome 5, drPyrComm1.1, whole genome shotgun sequence region ACCCCAAAAAGTGTTGGAATCAGAGGAAGTTCCTTGAGATGTTCTCACAAGAGCCATTGATGCGGGTCGATGGACAAACAGTCTTTGCTAGGTGCATTGCAAATGTCTCTGTGCAAGGGAAATATTTAATAGAGTCATTCCTATCCACTTCCAGGAATGGCCACAAGCATTGACCGAAAAAGCGTTTCTTTAAGTCATGGTCGGCCACTGGTGGTagagatgaaaagaaaaaataaagagtaCTTCTTGTTTTATATGTGATTTTATAAATTACAATTTATATTGATGGTTGCTTGCTTTTTTTGCGATAAAATACACTTTTAATTGCATTCggtttttttgtgataaaatacaACACGGTTTGATAGCTATTCTATACTGATTTCTTGTCCTTGAAATGTTGGAGCCATTTCTACCAATCGTCAACCCACCAACTAGTAATTTACGATTTATAACACGGATTATGGTCCATCAACCCTTTAAATACCaagttttttgtttcttgtgtACGGCAGCCGGCAGGTATATGGAAGCTAATTGGATTTAGTCCATGTCCTACACAACCAAGCATGTTACGTATCGTTTAAggcaaaaacataaaacataaattcaaTGAAGATTCCTTTGAATTCTTTTGCCGGCCACTAAAACCAAATCCAACCTGGGctaaatgctattttttaggttttactcCTCGCAAACCCAACCTAATTCATGCTAAATGTGTAGACTAAatgctaaaaactaaaaaaatgccAGATTTAGCCCAGGATTAGTGGGGCTGGGccattatatatgtgtattttatttagttttatatttataaattcattaaattcaacggttaagacctaatttgatgaaattcaacagtaaaaaaaaaaaaaattaacggtccaaatttaaatctaacgactaaagtaattaaaaaaaaaaaaatcttttatgtgtttcatattttttttcatagtgtttaacgagtttcatggtgtcggtttgtgatttttcaatatttgttagaatctaaatatttttatgttaaaatgttaattatgatagtttacattattttttcttttaaaaaagttactttaagaagaaaaaaaattagcctaaattcattatttaataatctgtGGGctaaattttaggctagaagggttagaaaaaacctaaattttttgggctaaaatttttagtttttagcacaatgattgaagatggtctaagaACATATGAATTTTTGAAGCAATTAACTATAATCCCAACTTTGATTGACGTTTTAAACAATGTTAAGCCTCGATCTTGTCATCTTcgaaaaacattaatttaaccCTAATTACTGTCCTATTTATTTGCATTATGCTACACCAAACTTTAATGTACCACATTTGCAAACACATCAATTTCCAACAGCATAATGTCTCTCGAAGAGTTCTCCGGCGGGGATGGAGTCTACGTTGCCGGAGATACTACAAATGGTTTCGATCAAAAAACCGGAATATATCACTCCGTTCTCAACCTTGGTCACCGTTACAAAGTCCCCACCAGGCATAACCTCGACACGGCCACATTTGTTTTGTCGCAGTTTCCACCCCGTCATCAGGCCGAGACAAGAGTTGCACTCATTGACTCGGCCACCAACGGGCGAGTTACCTATGAACAGCTTCGTCATTCAGTTCATGCTCTCGCTTCAGGATTGTACCAGGGACTTGGTGTTCGAAAAGGGGATGTGGTTTTTCTCTTGTCCCCTAACTCACTTTTGTACCCAACCATATGCATGGCAGTGTTGTCAATTGGTGCAATTTTAACAACGGCAAATCCGGTCAACACCGAGTCAGAAATCGGCAAGCAAGTTCGCGATTCGGGCGCCAAGCTTGCTATTTCATCTCCTGAGGAGCTTCACAAATTGGTCCCAACTGGGGTGCCTACAATCTTAACATCGAGGCCGTTGAATGATGATACCTCACTCACCATTGAAGAGTTGATTGAAGGGTGTGATCCCATTCCGACGGAGTTGATGCAAGCCCGTCCAACTCAGTCGGACACTGCTGCTATTTTGTACTCCTCTGGGACTACTGGGATAAGTAAAGGTGTAGTTCTAACACATGCAAATTTCATTGCCATTATCGCAATGCTCAGATGGACGGTGGACAAAACATCAGCGCAAGACGATGTATTTTTGTGCTTCATTCCTATGTTCCACATCTACGGGCTCGCTTTCTTCGGCCTTGGATTGTTTTGCGGAGGAACCACCACTGTTTTGATGCAAAGGTTTGAGCTCAACAACATGTTGGATGCTATAAAAACTCACAAAGTGAGCAACATACCAGCTGTGCCTCCAGTGATTCTTGGACTAGTAAAGCATGCGAGCAAAACTGCCAGCGACTTGTCTTCTCTGAGGAGGGTGGGTTCAGGGGCTGCACCGTTGAGTAAAGAATTGATTGATGAGTTTAGAAAGCGGTTTCCTTGGGTTGAGATGAGACCAGGCTATGGCCTAACGGAAAGCTGTGGTGCAGCAACTTTTTTCATTTCAGACAAGCAGGCTAAGGCTCACTCCGCCTCTTGTGGGGAGCTGCTGCCGGGTTTTTTGGCTAAGATAGTGGATGTCGAAACTGGGGAGGCCTTGCCGCCGTATAAGGAAGGAGAGCTGTGGCTGAAGAGCCCTACTATTATGAAAGAGTATTTGGGGAATGTGGAAGCAACACTTGCAACTATTGACTCAGATGGCTGGCTCAAAACTGGTGATCTTTGTTACTTTGATGAGGAAGGACTTCTTTACATCGTCGATCGGATCAAGGAGCTCATCAAGCATAACGGATACCAGGTTGCTCCGGCGGAGCTGGAGGCCATACTATTGAGTCATCCTCAAATTCTGGATGCAGCTGTTATACCGTGCGTAACTTACCTCCCTCTTTCTGTATGCTCATGAGCAGGCTTATCTGTATCCATATCTATATATCTATCTGTGTATATAATATGATTAAAGAATGCAGTGTTGAAGACGAAGAAGCAGGACAAATACCGATGGCATATGTGGTGAGAGCAGCTACTCCAGATGGACTCACTGAAGACCAAGTCATCCAATTTGTTGCCGGCCAGGTCGGTCTTAAATCTTGATTCTGCATGTGTTTTCAGTAGCCATTAATCTTGAGTAACAGTCTTGTAACTTTTGTACTTGAAAATTTCAGGTGGCTCCCTacaaaaaaataagaagagTGCACTTCATCTCTGCCATTCCTCGGTCACCAGCAAGTAAAATCTTAAGGAAGGAACTGGTTACTTTACAAAACAAACAGCAAATAGTCTCTAGATTGTAATGCCTTTTTATCTGCCATTCTGGGATAATGGAGTtatcaaaaaataaagtttcaGGTGGAAGGAGTTGGAGATTACGAAGCACGTAATTGTCGTTAGAATTGTACATTTGTGTTTTTTCCATTCAAGAACGATCCATGTTTTCCATTCCAAGAACCAACCCATGTTTTTCTAGCATGTATTGTTCACTCATCATATGTTTTACACCCAATTATGGAAGTTTTTAGCTACTTAGTATTGCAGTCTAGTGATATGTATCTCTTGTCAATTAAAGGTTTTGAGTTCAATTATCGTCAAAGGTGAATtcgaaccaaattattatagctaggcttagcccacttccccactctttagtgtagataatatcgtttgttaaaaacaaaaaaaaaaaaaaaaaaacctccatAATTTAACCTCACCATGGGCAATCAATGCGGTTCAAATTCTCATTTGACAAGAATTGAACTTAAagatctttcacttacaaatgaaaaagaatggtGACCCAACTATGGGAGTTGAAGTAATTCGATGAGAGGTCCTGATGATTAATGACTTGAATGAGCCACTGAAATATGTCCTGATATATCGGGCAAGGAGACTTCTAGCCTAACTTCCCTCTCGTCCACCAAAAACAAGGCAGTCTTGTAATGTTGTTCATTGCGAAAATTAGATGACCAAGATTAGCTTCATTAAGTCTCGAATTTTAATGCCCGAAAGTATACGAATAGGATGATAGTATGGCAAATCAGCACGAATATCGTCCCATCAAAGATCGAATTGATTCTAAAAGTTTTACTAACTAAACTgaaacaaattacaattgagAAGCTTTAACGGAAAGtagagaaaattttaattaaactgAAAGTTTATATTAAGCTTGAAAAATAAACGCATTGAAATAATGAATTGAAAACATAGAAAACAAGACCCAGGGCATCCGAATTCACCGTAACCAATTCTGCTTAATTCCTCTTAATATGTAATCAACAAGTAATTCTCTAATATTGATGATCGATTTCCCTAAATTATTTAATGGACATGGTATCTAGTTGCATCAAAAGTATCCTTACATGTTAACTTTCTATGACATCTAGACGAATTTAAACAAGAATCCATTTAGCTATATGGAAATCGTTGGAAAATCACATAAATCCTAATTGCAAGAAGCTAAAACCCAAGTATGATATCTACTCTCACTGGCATCAAATCAACTAAATTAAAACCTcgatggtgatcaagcatctaaataaaaattaagcacATTATGAATAGCAAAAGATAGTAAGAAAAACTTGATAATAACAATGCCAAAAGGAAATTAAATATTCATGACAGAGCTACATTGTACCCCTAGGAAagcaaaaccctagaaaagctCTTCCTCCTTGTTGTGCCAAAAAGCCCTATGCCCTTgtgaatatgatagttttggTGGCAATATAGTCTTCACAAGGAGAATGAATCTCCTTAATATAAACCCACGGCAAGCTATTAAGTCTCTCCTGAAGTCAATTGATAGCATTCCCATGTCAATTTGATCTCCAAAACCTATGTAGTTTCATCTTCTTATTGTAATGCATATGTCTTGGCGCAGTGAATTAGCCTCTTGCTCCATTGGAATTACTCTAGATATCCGAAAATCTCATTTTCCACTTTTTTTTCATCTAACTCCAGTATCGAATGCCTACAAATTGAAACAATAAAATTGATGCATGTAACCCATTCAAATatgcaaaatccaaaggaactacttgataaaaatatataaaaatatgaccACATCATTGTTTTCACAACATAGCAAAATGGAGTTATACGTGTAGAACAGATGACAGATCAGACAAGTCACAAAGACTAAGCAAGAAACACACAAAGTAAAAACTCATTTCAACAAGATATAGTAAAATATCAAGTCGTCCTCCTAACACCTAGCCCCTCCCCCTAGGATTCATCTGGCCAGCTAAAGTCATTAAGCTTTTATGAAAGATACAAAGGCATCGTCGTTTAAGGCAAGAAGTCTTTTTCGGCATACATGAGGCAATTCTAATATCAAACAATTCATCCATGAAGGGATATGAGTACAAAGAGAGTTTGCAGTACAAAACTAAAAGTATCAACCACAACATTTTGGACCTCTTTTATCATCTCTTTCCAACCTTTCTGAGAATTAGTTTTTCCAACTATTTAACCAGATGGACAGTGTTAATCACTTAATGTtagaaggagaaaaaaaggCAACAAAACTCGTCCATAGAGTGAGACCACCATCCTGTTGTATCATTCGAattaccaaaaaagaaaagaaaccacATCATGTCTTTATTGGAGAATGCAATTATTGAAGAATGTACTTTCAGCATTTGGGTTGTATCTGCTATGTGGAAATGTAATATTTCTACAAAATTTATTGAAGAAATTTCTTCCCCATTCTTAAGATATTATAAAACGGAAAATTACTAACTCTGAACCTCTTTTCCTCGCTCACTATCTTAGTTTGGCATCTGGACCAACATAAATTTCATATGGATCTATGCATAAAGTAAACATGAAAGGACAGAGTATTTCCCAAGAAAGAAGATACGACTCTCCAGCATACAAGTAAAGGTTAATATGGCATGTGCAAGTATTCCAGACTTTCTTAAAGTTCAAGACCAGCTGAGGTTTTCATGTTCTCACATATACTGGTTTCAGCACTAGATCAAATTATGAGATGGATAGTGAATATGGTATAAATaatcctctaaaagttatattGGTGGTTAGCGAGCCATTACTAGAACAAAATTAAGTATACGAATAAACAATGATGCGGCATTGTAAACTAAATAGTAAAATTTATCAGACCAAGTAGAAGATCCTTTATTTGAACACAAAAATAATCATACGTTTAAGATCATCTGCGATAAAATAAATATCAACAGATATTTCTTAAGAGGGAAGTGTCATTACCACATCGTCGGCAGGTTGAGTCAGCTAGAGTGGTCTGTTGGGGGCAAGCAGTCTTCATTGAAGGGTTCAACTTAAGTTATTTTGCAGATGACACATGCTGAAAAATATGGATCATCATCAAGGGGTTAACATTTTCCATCGCTCAATAATTATATCCATTTCACTAATTTCAAGTCGCATTGTATTTATGAAACCTTGAATTACCAATTTCAACT contains the following coding sequences:
- the LOC137733656 gene encoding probable CoA ligase CCL5, whose protein sequence is MSLEEFSGGDGVYVAGDTTNGFDQKTGIYHSVLNLGHRYKVPTRHNLDTATFVLSQFPPRHQAETRVALIDSATNGRVTYEQLRHSVHALASGLYQGLGVRKGDVVFLLSPNSLLYPTICMAVLSIGAILTTANPVNTESEIGKQVRDSGAKLAISSPEELHKLVPTGVPTILTSRPLNDDTSLTIEELIEGCDPIPTELMQARPTQSDTAAILYSSGTTGISKGVVLTHANFIAIIAMLRWTVDKTSAQDDVFLCFIPMFHIYGLAFFGLGLFCGGTTTVLMQRFELNNMLDAIKTHKVSNIPAVPPVILGLVKHASKTASDLSSLRRVGSGAAPLSKELIDEFRKRFPWVEMRPGYGLTESCGAATFFISDKQAKAHSASCGELLPGFLAKIVDVETGEALPPYKEGELWLKSPTIMKEYLGNVEATLATIDSDGWLKTGDLCYFDEEGLLYIVDRIKELIKHNGYQVAPAELEAILLSHPQILDAAVIPVEDEEAGQIPMAYVVRAATPDGLTEDQVIQFVAGQVAPYKKIRRVHFISAIPRSPASKILRKELVTLQNKQQIVSRL